In one Mucilaginibacter ginsenosidivorax genomic region, the following are encoded:
- a CDS encoding FecR family protein gives MQKQEFQQLIDKYLNGQATADEVQLLMELFDNAQTNNDWDEQTLGVKHELEDKMLQRLQSAVQQSQAEHQPKIFRLLAFRNVAAAVIGLMVISAGAYYSMQRKATDKAVANKAVVKHDADPGKNQAVLTLDNGEKVVLDSARIGTIAQKRNVSITKTKDGQLVYQASRGSDSPANGPVTYNTISTPRGGQYQVILPDGSIVWLNAASSLKFPTAFTGNQRHVELTGEAYFEVAKNPSKPFAVNVGALNVKVLGTHFNINAYTDEDNIKTTLLEGLVQLTSGNSHSLLKPDEQGIVKGDNIQVVEVDAQRAVAWKNGFFDFNRATIRDIMKQLSRWYNIEVVYKGKVSDDEFMGRIERSVKLSQVLHVLELSRVHFKVEDKKITVSP, from the coding sequence GTGCAAAAGCAGGAATTTCAACAATTGATAGATAAATACCTTAACGGGCAGGCTACTGCCGATGAGGTGCAGCTGTTAATGGAATTGTTTGACAATGCCCAAACTAATAATGATTGGGACGAGCAAACCCTTGGCGTAAAGCACGAGCTGGAAGATAAAATGCTGCAACGTTTGCAATCGGCTGTTCAGCAATCGCAGGCAGAGCATCAGCCTAAAATATTCAGGTTATTGGCTTTCAGGAATGTAGCGGCGGCGGTTATTGGCCTTATGGTTATTAGCGCCGGGGCGTATTACAGCATGCAGCGTAAGGCAACAGATAAAGCAGTAGCAAACAAAGCGGTGGTTAAGCACGATGCCGACCCCGGTAAAAATCAAGCAGTCCTAACCTTAGATAACGGCGAAAAAGTGGTGCTCGATTCCGCAAGAATCGGCACCATTGCCCAAAAACGCAATGTCAGCATTACAAAAACTAAAGATGGGCAACTGGTTTACCAGGCCAGCAGGGGTAGCGATTCGCCGGCAAATGGCCCTGTAACTTATAATACCATCAGCACACCACGTGGAGGCCAATACCAGGTTATATTGCCCGATGGCAGCATAGTTTGGCTCAACGCGGCGTCATCGCTCAAATTTCCCACAGCATTTACCGGCAACCAACGCCACGTTGAATTAACCGGCGAGGCTTATTTTGAAGTGGCCAAAAATCCCTCGAAGCCATTCGCGGTAAATGTTGGTGCGCTTAATGTAAAAGTATTGGGTACCCATTTTAATATTAATGCTTACACCGACGAAGATAACATCAAAACAACTTTACTGGAAGGATTGGTTCAATTAACCAGCGGCAATAGCCATAGCTTGCTAAAACCAGACGAACAGGGTATTGTTAAAGGCGATAATATCCAGGTTGTTGAGGTAGATGCCCAAAGGGCAGTAGCCTGGAAAAATGGCTTTTTTGATTTTAACCGGGCCACCATCCGGGATATCATGAAACAGCTGTCGCGCTGGTACAACATCGAGGTTGTTTACAAAGGCAAAGTATCCGACGATGAATTTATGGGCAGAATTGAACGAAGCGTGAAGCTATCGCAGGTATTGCACGTTTTGGAGCTTAGCCGTGTGCATTTTAAAGTTGAAGATAAAAAGATAACAGTATCACCTTAA
- a CDS encoding TonB-dependent receptor, which translates to MQLNFRGKVFYVPQTSTSKLFLIMKLTVILIMIGCLQLNAKSYSQTITLSANNTAIDKVFTAIEKQSGFYFFYKYNEIKQAKPVTISLKNATLEQALRECFKDEPFTYTIDNKTIIVNKKEEQLVIPDKITVSGQVLDNTKQPLPGVSITIKGSNTGVISGGDGKYSIQVDDNAVLVFRFVGFKTKEEPVNKRAVINVSLDEDNQQMSEVVVVGYGNQERKNVTGAVGTVKMANIKEIKAASLDLKLAGQLAGVTVNQVTGTPGGGVAVNIRGAGSVGAGDNPLYVVDGFPLSPGFDQYSNPLSTINPDDIENISVLKDAASTAIYGSRGANGVILITTKRAKKGESSVTVNTSTGLQSVLPKSKLKMMTAAEFAQWRTEAIQDANAVNGTNNPIPDAYKNPQSLGKGTDWFDAVTRVAPMQNYDVTIANGTEKVRSLFSLGYFDQQGTVLNTAFKRYSLKATIDADIAKGLTVGLNIAPTYSFRNLQETDGHFLSAALSQAYLESPLVPVKQPDGSYTNVIGSPGTFQNNNPVSSLVNTTNKRNEFRALANTYIDYEVIKGLNIKSTFGVDYQTKSQDYYRPSYLGGFNVPNRDGNQQKAVASFTSQNVFNWLNENSINYKKTWGSHTLTVLADYSIQQENSHDRFTFGTGFPDDAIRSVANATIITADAGDAEWRLQSLIGRVNYAYKDKYLLSGSIRRDGSSRFAPGHRWGTFPSVSGGWRISDESFFPKIAAVEQVKFTASYGLAGNNDVGNYDYIPVVDVANYTFGGGLAPGASITDQIGNTELGWETTKQLDIGMDVSLLKGRIYLIAEYYNRYTQRMLQYIPIPIVSGYGYALSNVGNVRNRGWEFTLTTKNIVARNFNWSTDFNISFNRNKVLDLGPTPYIYDAPKNDNPTSITKVGLPLGQFYGYIFEGIFQNQAELDKYPHFDGEQVGNIRYKDVNGDGVIDGNDQTNIGNPWPKFTFGFSNHFSYKKFDLNIITAGSVGGHVFDMYKQFTTNLDGVFNVEESVIHRWRSASNPGAGILPTTVSNTNLARDYYPSYWVESNSYLAVKNIDFGYNFKTKFTRNFRVYFSAQNAILLTGYKGGNPEVGIEGQQGNRSLSPNVNFTGYPVSAVYTLGCNVTF; encoded by the coding sequence ATGCAATTAAACTTTAGGGGTAAAGTATTTTATGTGCCCCAAACATCAACCTCCAAACTGTTTTTGATAATGAAGTTAACGGTTATCCTGATTATGATTGGCTGTTTACAGCTTAACGCCAAAAGCTACTCGCAAACTATAACGTTAAGCGCAAACAACACTGCTATTGATAAAGTATTTACCGCTATTGAAAAGCAAAGCGGCTTTTATTTCTTTTATAAATACAACGAAATTAAGCAGGCCAAACCCGTTACAATTTCTTTAAAAAATGCCACGCTTGAACAAGCCTTACGCGAGTGTTTTAAAGACGAACCTTTTACTTACACCATTGACAACAAAACCATTATTGTAAATAAGAAGGAAGAGCAGTTAGTTATACCCGATAAAATAACCGTTAGCGGGCAGGTTCTTGACAATACCAAACAGCCATTGCCCGGTGTAAGCATTACCATTAAAGGCTCAAATACCGGCGTAATAAGCGGGGGCGATGGTAAATACAGCATCCAGGTTGATGATAACGCGGTGTTGGTTTTCAGGTTTGTAGGATTTAAAACCAAAGAAGAGCCCGTTAACAAGCGTGCGGTTATCAACGTATCTCTTGATGAAGATAACCAGCAAATGAGCGAGGTGGTAGTGGTGGGATACGGTAACCAGGAACGTAAAAACGTTACCGGCGCCGTAGGAACCGTAAAAATGGCCAATATTAAAGAGATAAAAGCTGCCAGCCTTGATCTGAAACTGGCAGGGCAACTGGCTGGTGTTACGGTAAACCAGGTTACGGGCACGCCGGGTGGCGGTGTGGCGGTTAACATTCGCGGTGCCGGTTCGGTTGGTGCCGGCGATAACCCGTTGTACGTAGTAGATGGGTTTCCACTCTCGCCCGGTTTCGATCAGTATTCAAATCCGCTAAGTACTATCAATCCGGATGATATTGAAAATATAAGCGTGCTTAAAGATGCTGCTTCAACCGCCATATACGGTTCGCGCGGTGCAAACGGGGTTATCCTGATAACTACCAAACGGGCAAAAAAGGGAGAATCGTCTGTTACGGTAAATACTTCAACCGGCCTGCAATCAGTATTGCCCAAAAGCAAACTTAAAATGATGACGGCGGCCGAATTTGCGCAATGGCGCACTGAAGCTATCCAGGATGCAAACGCGGTTAATGGTACAAATAACCCCATTCCCGATGCGTATAAAAATCCTCAGTCGCTTGGCAAAGGCACCGATTGGTTTGATGCTGTAACCCGGGTTGCACCAATGCAAAATTATGATGTTACCATAGCTAACGGCACCGAAAAAGTACGGTCGTTGTTTTCATTAGGATACTTTGATCAGCAGGGTACCGTGCTTAATACGGCTTTTAAGCGCTATTCGTTAAAAGCTACAATTGATGCAGATATAGCTAAAGGCTTAACCGTAGGGTTAAATATAGCACCAACTTACAGCTTCAGGAATTTACAGGAAACGGATGGGCACTTTCTTTCGGCTGCGTTAAGCCAGGCTTACCTGGAAAGCCCGCTTGTGCCGGTTAAACAGCCCGATGGTTCATATACCAACGTTATCGGCTCTCCTGGTACTTTTCAAAATAATAACCCGGTAAGCTCGCTTGTAAATACAACCAACAAGCGCAACGAATTTAGGGCCCTTGCCAACACTTATATTGATTATGAAGTTATTAAAGGCCTGAACATAAAATCAACATTCGGTGTCGACTATCAAACCAAATCACAGGATTATTACAGGCCATCATACCTGGGCGGCTTTAATGTTCCAAACCGCGATGGTAATCAACAAAAAGCGGTAGCATCATTCACTTCGCAAAATGTTTTTAACTGGCTTAACGAAAACAGCATTAACTATAAAAAAACCTGGGGCAGCCATACATTAACCGTATTGGCCGATTACTCCATACAGCAGGAAAACTCACATGATCGTTTTACCTTCGGTACAGGTTTCCCTGACGATGCCATACGGTCTGTTGCCAACGCCACCATCATTACAGCCGATGCCGGTGATGCCGAGTGGCGCTTACAATCGTTAATTGGGCGGGTAAATTATGCATACAAAGATAAATACCTTTTAAGCGGGTCCATCCGTCGCGATGGTTCATCAAGGTTTGCGCCCGGGCACCGCTGGGGTACCTTCCCTTCGGTATCAGGCGGGTGGCGCATTTCCGACGAATCTTTTTTTCCTAAAATAGCTGCCGTTGAACAGGTGAAGTTTACCGCAAGCTACGGTCTTGCCGGTAATAACGATGTAGGGAATTATGATTATATTCCCGTTGTTGATGTGGCCAATTATACATTTGGTGGTGGCCTTGCCCCGGGAGCTTCAATAACCGACCAGATTGGCAATACCGAGCTTGGCTGGGAAACTACCAAACAACTGGATATAGGCATGGATGTATCGTTGCTAAAAGGCCGCATTTATTTAATTGCCGAATATTATAACCGTTATACTCAGCGGATGCTGCAGTATATCCCAATTCCCATTGTATCTGGCTATGGTTACGCTTTATCAAATGTGGGTAATGTACGTAATCGCGGATGGGAGTTTACGTTAACTACAAAAAACATAGTAGCGCGCAACTTTAACTGGTCAACAGATTTTAACATATCATTTAACCGCAATAAGGTGCTTGATTTGGGCCCTACACCGTATATATACGATGCACCTAAAAACGACAACCCCACAAGTATTACCAAAGTGGGCCTGCCCTTAGGCCAGTTTTACGGTTATATTTTTGAAGGTATATTTCAAAACCAGGCCGAGCTTGATAAATACCCTCATTTTGACGGCGAACAGGTTGGCAATATCAGGTATAAGGATGTTAATGGCGATGGCGTAATTGACGGTAACGACCAAACCAATATAGGCAACCCCTGGCCCAAATTTACATTTGGTTTCAGCAATCATTTTTCATACAAAAAATTCGATCTGAATATTATTACAGCTGGATCAGTTGGCGGGCACGTATTTGATATGTACAAGCAGTTTACAACCAATTTAGATGGGGTTTTTAATGTCGAGGAGTCGGTTATTCACCGCTGGCGCTCTGCAAGTAATCCCGGCGCTGGCATATTGCCTACCACTGTTTCAAACACCAATCTTGCGCGCGATTATTACCCGTCCTACTGGGTCGAAAGTAACTCGTACCTGGCGGTTAAGAACATTGATTTTGGTTACAATTTTAAAACAAAGTTCACCCGGAATTTCAGGGTGTATTTCAGTGCCCAAAACGCCATCCTCTTAACCGGTTATAAAGGCGGTAACCCCGAGGTAGGGATAGAAGGACAGCAGGGTAACAGGTCGCTGTCGCCCAACGTAAATTTTACGGGCTACCCTGTTTCGGCAGTTTACACGTTGGGATGTAACGTGACATTTTAA
- a CDS encoding RagB/SusD family nutrient uptake outer membrane protein, giving the protein MKKYIYVFLVLIACGTWSCKKDYLNLQPADTQNTTNFFKTKAQFIQAVNGAYAPLQGLYNGSFWAMGEMRSDNTSYEFDPYDRSGTNKEEIDEFRELNNNDMVGAFFDASYTGIGRCNAILARLPAAKLDAAVADTIAGQASFLRAFNYFNLVRMFGRVPLVLNEVASVSEAYKVATKAEVAAVYAAIIADAQVAVAKLPVAYAGAANKGRVTKGTAETMLAEVYMTQKKFDLAIPLLRNIIASNAYSLNTDYADNFDITKENGPESIFEIQYIEGSNGLGSDFVDTFIPWDYYDSDVTGFEIANGAQNGWNIPTQDLVNAYEDGDNRKDASLIEFTSDEYGVDLPFIKKFATTSAVQGVTGKNFPVYRYADVYLMLAECLNEQGFVGGGDAFKYLNLVRERAGLAAKSVGNDDAALNISGQDGFRDAIAHERQVELAFENHRWFDLLRTGKAVAVMTAHGAREKAFKKPYWNVNSAAYSNIRLLFQYPLTEGTLEH; this is encoded by the coding sequence ATGAAAAAATACATATATGTTTTCCTGGTACTTATTGCATGTGGTACGTGGAGCTGTAAAAAAGATTATCTTAACCTTCAGCCTGCTGATACTCAAAATACAACCAATTTTTTCAAGACAAAGGCACAGTTTATACAGGCGGTTAACGGAGCTTATGCACCGTTACAAGGCCTTTATAACGGCAGTTTTTGGGCAATGGGCGAAATGCGGTCTGACAATACATCATACGAGTTTGATCCTTATGACCGCTCCGGTACCAATAAAGAGGAAATAGATGAGTTTAGGGAGTTGAACAATAACGATATGGTAGGCGCTTTTTTTGATGCCAGCTATACAGGCATTGGCCGTTGCAATGCTATTTTGGCTCGGCTGCCTGCTGCCAAACTTGATGCGGCAGTTGCCGATACCATAGCCGGGCAGGCCAGCTTTTTACGCGCATTCAACTATTTTAACCTGGTGCGCATGTTTGGCCGGGTGCCGCTGGTACTTAACGAGGTAGCATCAGTAAGCGAGGCTTACAAGGTAGCAACCAAGGCCGAAGTTGCCGCTGTTTATGCGGCTATTATTGCCGATGCGCAAGTTGCAGTTGCCAAACTACCTGTAGCTTATGCCGGCGCAGCCAATAAAGGCCGGGTAACCAAAGGTACCGCCGAAACCATGCTTGCCGAGGTTTACATGACCCAGAAAAAGTTTGACCTGGCCATACCGCTTTTGCGCAATATTATTGCATCAAATGCCTACAGTTTGAACACCGACTATGCCGATAATTTTGATATCACCAAAGAGAACGGCCCGGAATCTATTTTCGAAATACAATACATTGAGGGTTCAAACGGACTGGGCAGCGATTTTGTAGATACGTTTATACCATGGGATTATTATGACTCTGACGTAACCGGTTTTGAGATAGCCAATGGCGCGCAAAACGGATGGAATATACCAACACAGGATTTGGTTAATGCATATGAAGATGGCGATAACCGGAAAGATGCTTCGTTAATTGAATTTACATCTGATGAATACGGGGTTGATTTGCCGTTTATTAAAAAGTTTGCAACCACAAGTGCCGTGCAGGGTGTAACCGGCAAAAATTTCCCGGTTTACCGTTATGCAGACGTTTACCTGATGCTGGCCGAATGCCTTAACGAGCAGGGATTTGTGGGTGGCGGCGATGCCTTTAAATATTTAAACCTGGTACGCGAACGAGCCGGGCTGGCAGCTAAATCTGTAGGGAATGACGATGCCGCGTTAAATATTTCGGGGCAGGATGGTTTTCGGGATGCTATAGCGCATGAAAGGCAGGTTGAACTTGCATTTGAAAACCACCGCTGGTTTGATCTTTTGCGTACAGGTAAGGCGGTTGCCGTGATGACCGCCCACGGCGCCCGCGAAAAGGCCTTTAAAAAACCTTACTGGAATGTTAACTCGGCTGCATACTCAAATATCCGCCTGCTTTTTCAATACCCATTAACCGAAGGCACCCTGGAGCATTAG
- a CDS encoding glycoside hydrolase family 78 protein, giving the protein MNYIQQVSVLKKVCFSIVLLFSVSLSCFCQVKLLPPPITVDNLICEYKTNPISVAVANPRLSWKLVCPERGIQQTSYEIRVGSNAVSLTKGKDFIWGTGRIYSDQSIQIYYGGPMLASRQKVYWQVRVWDNKNRVTPWSMVNFWKMGLLNRADWSAKWIQDTYVSDTTGGPAPMFRKSFKLDKKVRAAHLYITAHGVFEAQINGKRVGSDYFAPGWTSYNKRIQYNVYDVTSSIQKGDNAIGVTIGDGWYRGYTYNRKKNVYGKKLALLCQLELVYTNGKREIINSDKSWKVAYGPIRSSSFFDGEVYDARKEKIGWTNPGYKDMTWDTVKTDSTIKDNLIATAGPTVKKHEKFLPLKVFTTPAGEQVVDFGQNLVGWVQFKLKAKAGDTIKLYHAEVLDQKGNFYTKNLRTAKQEITYVFKDDSLATFEPHFTFQGFRFLKVVGYTGPLDSTNLAAYAVYSDMAQTGKFSTSNPLVNQLQHNIQWGQKGNFIDVPTDCPQRDERMGWTGDAQAFCRTATFNMDVAGFYTKWLKDLTADQHKDGAVPYVIPNMLDSASSAASGWSDVATIAPWNIYLAYNDKQVLQQQYESMKAWVGYIQLHSRNYLWDTGNHFGDWLFYAGTNYEDGAALTDKNLIAQAFYAHSTQLLINAAKILGKSDDVQKYSQLLYNIKKAFNSEYVTPNGRMISGTQTSYVLALNFDLLPENLRVSAAKRLVKNIDDYDEHITTGFLGTPYICHVLSRFGFTDIAYDLLMKESYPSWLYPVKNGATTIWERWDGIKPDGTFEDPEMNSFNHYAYGAIGDWMYRVIAGINTDEADPGFHKIIIAPKPGGKLTSAQGELETLYGKIKSAWSINNGIFTLDIVVPPNTTARVVLPSVTDQITESGLDFNTEQEITDIKKVGNDEQMNVVSGSYHFVYTLKAPGKKI; this is encoded by the coding sequence ATGAATTATATTCAACAGGTAAGCGTGCTCAAAAAGGTATGCTTCAGTATCGTTTTATTATTTTCTGTTTCCCTAAGCTGTTTCTGCCAGGTTAAGCTATTACCACCACCCATCACGGTTGATAACCTTATTTGTGAGTATAAAACCAATCCCATATCGGTTGCTGTTGCTAATCCGCGTTTGAGTTGGAAACTGGTATGCCCCGAGCGTGGCATTCAGCAAACATCCTACGAAATAAGAGTTGGAAGCAATGCGGTATCGTTAACCAAAGGCAAGGATTTCATCTGGGGTACGGGCCGCATTTATTCCGATCAATCCATCCAGATTTACTATGGCGGGCCTATGCTTGCTTCGCGCCAAAAAGTTTATTGGCAGGTTAGGGTTTGGGATAACAAAAACAGGGTAACTCCCTGGAGCATGGTTAACTTTTGGAAAATGGGTTTGCTAAATCGTGCCGACTGGTCGGCCAAATGGATCCAGGATACTTATGTGTCCGATACCACCGGCGGCCCCGCACCAATGTTCCGTAAAAGTTTTAAGTTAGATAAAAAAGTGCGTGCCGCACATTTATACATTACGGCGCACGGCGTTTTTGAAGCACAAATAAACGGAAAACGTGTGGGCAGCGATTATTTTGCACCCGGCTGGACGAGCTATAACAAACGCATCCAATACAATGTATATGACGTTACCTCCAGTATCCAAAAAGGCGATAATGCTATTGGTGTAACCATAGGCGATGGCTGGTACAGGGGCTATACCTATAACCGTAAAAAAAATGTATACGGCAAAAAGCTGGCCCTGCTTTGCCAGTTGGAACTGGTATACACTAACGGTAAACGCGAGATAATTAATTCGGATAAAAGCTGGAAAGTGGCTTACGGCCCGATACGCTCGTCCTCATTTTTTGATGGTGAGGTTTATGATGCCCGAAAAGAAAAAATCGGATGGACAAATCCAGGTTATAAAGATATGACCTGGGATACGGTTAAAACCGATTCGACTATTAAAGATAACCTGATTGCCACAGCAGGCCCCACCGTAAAAAAACATGAAAAGTTTTTGCCCCTGAAAGTATTTACCACACCGGCAGGCGAGCAGGTTGTTGATTTTGGTCAGAACCTGGTAGGCTGGGTACAGTTTAAACTGAAAGCAAAGGCTGGCGATACCATAAAACTTTACCATGCCGAAGTACTGGATCAAAAAGGGAACTTTTACACCAAAAACCTGCGCACTGCCAAACAGGAAATTACCTATGTTTTTAAGGATGACAGCCTTGCTACTTTCGAACCTCATTTCACTTTCCAGGGGTTCAGGTTTTTAAAGGTGGTGGGTTATACCGGTCCGCTGGATTCAACAAATTTAGCTGCCTACGCCGTCTACTCTGATATGGCTCAAACAGGCAAGTTTTCTACCTCAAACCCTTTGGTTAACCAGTTACAGCATAATATACAATGGGGCCAAAAAGGAAACTTTATTGATGTGCCTACAGATTGCCCGCAGCGCGATGAACGCATGGGTTGGACCGGCGACGCACAAGCCTTTTGCCGTACAGCCACTTTTAATATGGATGTGGCAGGCTTTTACACCAAATGGCTAAAAGATTTAACCGCCGATCAGCATAAAGACGGTGCTGTGCCTTACGTAATACCCAATATGCTGGATAGCGCATCGTCGGCCGCATCCGGCTGGAGCGATGTGGCCACCATAGCCCCCTGGAATATTTACCTGGCTTATAACGATAAACAGGTATTGCAGCAGCAGTACGAAAGTATGAAGGCGTGGGTGGGCTACATTCAGCTGCATAGCCGCAATTACCTGTGGGATACGGGCAACCACTTTGGCGACTGGCTGTTTTACGCCGGCACCAATTACGAAGATGGTGCCGCGCTAACCGACAAAAACCTGATAGCGCAGGCATTTTACGCCCACTCAACCCAACTGCTCATCAATGCAGCCAAAATATTAGGCAAAAGTGATGATGTGCAAAAATATTCGCAGCTGTTGTATAATATCAAAAAAGCGTTTAACAGCGAGTACGTAACACCCAACGGGCGCATGATATCTGGTACACAAACATCATACGTGCTGGCATTAAATTTTGATTTACTGCCCGAGAACCTGAGGGTATCGGCAGCAAAAAGGCTGGTAAAAAACATTGATGATTATGATGAGCACATCACCACCGGCTTTTTGGGTACGCCGTACATTTGCCATGTGTTAAGCCGTTTTGGGTTTACTGATATTGCTTATGACCTGCTGATGAAAGAATCATACCCATCGTGGTTATACCCGGTAAAAAACGGCGCCACCACCATTTGGGAGCGCTGGGATGGCATTAAGCCCGATGGTACTTTTGAAGACCCCGAAATGAACTCTTTTAACCATTATGCTTATGGCGCCATAGGCGATTGGATGTACCGGGTAATTGCCGGCATCAATACAGATGAGGCTGATCCGGGTTTTCACAAAATTATTATAGCGCCAAAGCCGGGCGGTAAATTAACCAGCGCGCAGGGCGAACTGGAAACCCTGTATGGCAAAATAAAGTCGGCATGGAGTATTAATAATGGCATATTTACCCTGGATATTGTAGTGCCGCCAAATACTACAGCACGGGTAGTTTTGCCATCGGTAACAGATCAGATCACCGAAAGCGGCCTGGATTTTAACACCGAACAGGAAATTACCGATATTAAAAAAGTAGGTAATGATGAACAGATGAATGTGGTTTCGGGCAGTTATCATTTTGTGTATACGCTTAAGGCCCCTGGAAAAAAGATCTGA
- a CDS encoding acyltransferase family protein encodes MANTIVGDKATSTGRPRLLSLDFFRGFTVAAMILVNDPGDWGHIYWPLEHSKWNGCTPTDLVFPFFLFMVGVSIVYAMQGKKADEANHGKVVLSILRRTLIIIALGVCLPLISDFQFAHLRFPGVLQRIGVVFGITAITYLKTNTRTQIIVAVSCLIGYYLIMTFVPVPGVAHPNLEKETNLGAYIDRMVFTTNHLWQASKTWDPEGLLGTIPAIATCLLGVFTGTWLKSDQIKNGNEIFKLTGAGALLVILGLIWNTFFPINKQLWTSSFVLFTSGLAIIILSLSYWLIDVKGYKKILPPFLAFGRNAIAAYVLADVIPEILSIITVTDNGHKTNIWSYMYFHLLTPSFSPENASLISAMLTVIIIFIPVWILYVKKITVKI; translated from the coding sequence ATGGCAAATACAATAGTTGGCGATAAGGCCACCAGTACGGGCAGGCCACGACTACTTTCGCTCGATTTTTTTCGTGGTTTTACTGTCGCGGCTATGATCCTGGTAAATGATCCCGGCGATTGGGGGCATATTTACTGGCCGCTGGAACACTCTAAATGGAATGGCTGCACCCCAACCGACCTGGTGTTTCCTTTCTTCCTTTTTATGGTGGGAGTATCTATCGTTTATGCCATGCAGGGTAAAAAGGCAGATGAAGCAAACCATGGCAAGGTTGTCCTTTCTATTTTGCGCCGTACTTTAATCATCATTGCATTAGGTGTTTGCCTGCCCCTGATTAGCGATTTTCAGTTTGCTCATCTTCGTTTCCCCGGCGTGTTGCAGCGCATTGGGGTGGTATTTGGTATTACTGCCATTACGTATCTGAAAACGAATACCCGGACGCAAATTATTGTAGCGGTGAGTTGTTTAATTGGTTATTATTTAATCATGACCTTTGTGCCGGTTCCCGGTGTAGCTCATCCCAACCTGGAAAAGGAAACTAATTTAGGCGCTTATATTGATAGGATGGTTTTTACCACCAATCACCTTTGGCAGGCCTCCAAAACCTGGGACCCCGAAGGGCTATTGGGTACTATACCCGCTATTGCTACTTGCTTGTTAGGTGTGTTTACAGGCACCTGGCTTAAAAGCGACCAGATTAAAAACGGCAACGAAATTTTTAAACTTACCGGTGCGGGAGCGCTGTTGGTAATACTCGGCTTAATATGGAACACGTTTTTCCCCATCAATAAACAATTGTGGACAAGCTCATTTGTGCTGTTTACGTCCGGGTTGGCTATCATTATTCTGTCGTTATCGTATTGGCTTATCGATGTAAAAGGCTATAAAAAAATCCTGCCGCCATTTCTTGCCTTTGGCCGCAATGCCATAGCCGCTTATGTTTTAGCCGATGTAATCCCGGAGATATTATCCATCATCACGGTTACCGATAACGGGCATAAAACAAATATCTGGTCGTACATGTACTTTCACCTGCTTACGCCCAGTTTTTCGCCAGAGAATGCGTCGCTGATATCGGCCATGCTTACGGTTATCATTATATTTATCCCTGTTTGGATATTGTACGTCAAAAAAATCACCGTAAAAATTTAA